The Arachis ipaensis cultivar K30076 chromosome B07, Araip1.1, whole genome shotgun sequence genome includes a window with the following:
- the LOC107606667 gene encoding uncharacterized protein LOC107606667 has product MTKTIEALKSGELSSGRGLNQEIALKRAGDTRWGSYYGTILRLISLFPCVVNVLEYVEEDRNNSEQRAEAYHLLNVIQSFEFIFNLHLMKNILGVINELSQALQSNDQDIVNSMALVKVSKQQLQNIIDDVWSLLLDEISLFCDKHDITVPIMDDIFVSQERSRRKAQKISNLHHFQVEIFYQVVDRQLQELNNHFTEVNTELLLCIACLNPRHSFFAFDKEKLMQLAQFYPSEFFSTQLLALDSQLENFILDVRSDDQFSDLNRIGALSQKLTRLCEERKREEEKEERRGVNGGGLWQPYGGAQQWKEKQSDGCGDAKRERKKEMRKRGETMVMAVVWRRDTAMEGRWRKGRRGWRNFGVRNT; this is encoded by the exons ATGACTAAGACAATTGAAGCACTAAAAAGTGGAGAACTTTCTAGTGGGCGTGGTTTGAATCAAGAAATAGCTTTAAAAAGAGCTGGAGACACTAGATGGGGTTCATACTATGGAACTATACTTagattaatttctttatttccttgtgTGGTTAATGTTCTTGAATATGTTGAGGAAGATAGAAATAATTCAGAACAAAGAGCTGAAGCATATCATTTATTGAATGTCATTCAATCTTTTGAATTCATTTTTAACTTGCACTTGATGAAAAATATCTTGGGAGTTATTAATGAGTTATCTCAAGCGTTACAAAGCAATGATCAAGACATTGTAAATTCTATGGCATTAGTTAAAGTGTCTAAGCAACAGTTGCAAAATATAATAGATGATGTTTGGTCTCTTTTACTTGACGAAATCTCACTGTTTTGTGACAAACATGATATTACTGTTCCAATCATGGATGATATATTTGTGTCACAAGAAAGATCAAGACGCAAagctcaaaagatatcaaatttaCATCATTTTCAAGTTGAGATATTCTATCAAGTAGTTGATagacaacttcaagaactcaataATCATTTTACAGAGGTGAATACTGAATTGCTTCTTTGCATAGCTTGTTTGAATCCAAGACACTCATTTTTTGCATTTGATAAGGAGAAGTTGATGCAATTAGCTCAATTCTATCCATCAGAATTTTTTTCCACTCAACTTTTGGCACTTGACAGTCAACTTGAGAACTTTATACTAGATGTGCGTTCTGATGATCAATTCTCAGACTTAAATAGAATTGGTGCTCTTTCTCAGAAGTTG ACGCGACTGtgtgaagagagaaagagagaagaggagaaagaagaaagaaggggcgTCAATGGTGGCGGCCTGTGGCAGCCGTATGGAGGGGCACAACAATGGAAGGAGAAGCAGAGTGATGGGTGTGGCGAtgcgaagagagaaagaaagaaggagatgaGAAAGAGAGGAGAGACAATGGTTATGGCGGTAGTGTGGAGGAGGGACACAGCCATGGAAGGAAGATGGAGGAAGGGACGTAGAGGTTGGAGGAATTTTGGGGTTAGAAACacataa